One genomic window of Nitrospirota bacterium includes the following:
- the nusA gene encoding transcription termination factor NusA — translation MSKEIIQVIDQISREKGVSRDVLLGAIESALLSAARKRYGGRENIHIRLDEETFGMHLYETKTVTDEVEDPDTEVSVQDAAKLDPQAGVGDTVEVPLDVKDFGRIAAQTAKQVIFQRVREAERAVIFDEFKDKVGQVITGTVMRREKGAYYINVGKTDAVLPFRETLPGESPKRGDIMKAYIEEIRDTSKGPLIVVSRTDPRFVAELFKMEVPEINEGLVAIKDVVREPGERTKIVVYSTSRSIDPVGACVGMKGTRVQAIVRELRGERIDIIPWTDDLRMFIARALSPATIERVGIVEEEKQAMVVVSDQQLSIAIGKKGQNVRLAMKLTGWDIDIMSESEYSKIKMEEADRAFEGGGAEGAGEQEEAAADEEEAASETGPEEAPEQEEPASETGPEEAPEQEEQQ, via the coding sequence ATGTCCAAGGAAATTATCCAGGTCATCGACCAGATAAGCAGGGAGAAAGGCGTCTCCAGGGATGTCCTTCTGGGGGCCATCGAGTCGGCCCTCCTGTCGGCCGCCCGGAAGCGCTACGGCGGAAGGGAGAACATCCACATCCGGCTGGACGAGGAGACCTTCGGCATGCACCTGTACGAGACCAAGACGGTGACGGACGAGGTGGAGGACCCGGATACCGAGGTCTCCGTGCAGGACGCGGCGAAGCTGGACCCCCAGGCCGGCGTGGGCGACACCGTGGAGGTTCCCCTGGACGTAAAGGACTTCGGGCGCATCGCCGCCCAGACGGCCAAACAGGTCATCTTCCAGCGGGTGCGCGAGGCGGAGCGCGCGGTCATCTTCGACGAGTTCAAGGACAAGGTCGGCCAGGTGATAACCGGCACGGTCATGCGCAGGGAAAAGGGCGCCTACTACATCAACGTGGGCAAGACGGACGCCGTCCTGCCCTTCAGGGAGACCCTGCCCGGGGAGTCCCCGAAGCGCGGGGACATCATGAAGGCCTACATCGAGGAGATCCGCGACACCTCCAAGGGCCCCCTGATTGTCGTCTCGCGGACCGACCCGCGTTTCGTGGCCGAGCTTTTCAAGATGGAGGTGCCGGAGATAAACGAGGGCCTGGTGGCCATCAAGGACGTGGTCCGCGAGCCCGGGGAGAGGACCAAGATAGTGGTGTACTCCACCAGCCGGTCCATCGACCCCGTGGGGGCCTGCGTGGGGATGAAGGGCACCCGGGTGCAGGCCATCGTCCGGGAGCTCCGGGGAGAGCGCATAGACATTATCCCCTGGACCGACGACCTCCGGATGTTCATCGCCAGGGCGCTCAGTCCCGCCACCATCGAGCGGGTGGGCATCGTCGAGGAGGAGAAGCAGGCCATGGTGGTGGTCAGCGACCAGCAGTTGAGCATCGCCATCGGCAAGAAAGGCCAGAACGTCCGCCTCGCCATGAAGCTTACCGGCTGGGACATAGACATCATGAGCGAGAGCGAGTACTCGAAGATAAAGATGGAGGAGGCCGACAGGGCTTTCGAGGGCGGAGGCGCGGAGGGCGCCGGGGAGCAGGAGGAAGCCGCCGCCGACGAGGAGGAGGCAGCCTCGGAGACCGGGCCGGAGGAGGCCCCGGAGCAGGAGGAGCCGGCCTCGGAGACCGGGCCGGAGGAAGCCCCGGAGCAGGAGGAGCAGCAGTAG
- the rimP gene encoding ribosome maturation factor RimP has translation MQKKLFELAEEVALTLGVEVEDVELLGKGTRRLLRVTLDRPGGITIDDCEVFSRDYGALLDVEDPIEGHYTLEVSSPGLDRPLRTRGHYDKSVGKLVRVVTREKVDGETLLIGRLKDVLADRIVLALPGGDREVHFDNIKKARLEVEL, from the coding sequence TTGCAGAAGAAGCTCTTTGAGCTTGCCGAAGAGGTGGCCCTCACGCTGGGCGTGGAGGTGGAGGACGTGGAGCTCCTGGGAAAGGGCACAAGAAGGCTCCTCCGGGTCACGCTGGACAGGCCCGGCGGCATCACCATCGATGACTGCGAGGTCTTCAGCCGGGACTACGGAGCCCTGCTTGACGTGGAAGACCCCATCGAGGGGCACTATACCCTGGAGGTGTCCTCCCCCGGCCTGGACAGGCCGCTCAGGACGCGCGGGCACTACGACAAGAGCGTGGGGAAGCTCGTCCGCGTCGTCACGCGCGAGAAGGTGGACGGCGAGACGCTCCTTATCGGGCGCCTCAAGGACGTCCTCGCGGACCGCATCGTGCTCGCCCTGCCCGGCGGAGACAGGGAAGTGCACTTTGACAACATAAAGAAAGCCAGGCTTGAGGTGGAACTGTGA
- a CDS encoding aldo/keto reductase: MRPLGKTGREVGILGLGGEGVLRTYGYEPEARELIARALDMGITYMESARAYLGSESYYGKALGERRSEVFLASKSHAREAKEAREHLETTLGSMRTDYLDLWQLHDMRSMEEVDRVLAPGGALEAFAEARRQGLVRFVGVTGHHDPAVVLACLKGFDFDTVLIPVNPAEHAYRSFLADVLPFARRSNVGVIGMKVYLRGLVSGLPWFESMEPFMRYALSQPVSTVVVGCDDTAQLVENVRFAERFEPMTDEEASSFEQEVGSYARELMYYKPQGTP; the protein is encoded by the coding sequence ATGAGGCCCTTGGGAAAGACGGGCCGGGAGGTCGGCATCCTGGGCCTGGGCGGGGAGGGGGTCCTGAGGACCTACGGTTACGAGCCCGAGGCCAGGGAGTTGATAGCGCGGGCCCTGGACATGGGCATCACCTACATGGAGTCGGCCCGCGCGTACCTGGGAAGCGAGAGCTACTACGGCAAGGCCCTGGGGGAGCGCCGCAGCGAGGTCTTCCTGGCCAGCAAGTCGCACGCCCGCGAGGCGAAAGAGGCCCGGGAGCACCTGGAGACGACGCTCGGGAGCATGAGGACCGATTACCTGGACCTCTGGCAGCTCCACGACATGCGGAGCATGGAGGAGGTCGACCGGGTTCTGGCCCCGGGCGGAGCCCTGGAGGCCTTCGCCGAGGCGCGCCGGCAGGGTCTCGTGCGTTTTGTGGGAGTGACCGGGCATCACGACCCGGCGGTCGTTCTCGCATGCCTGAAGGGGTTCGACTTCGACACGGTCCTCATCCCCGTCAACCCCGCAGAGCACGCCTACCGGAGCTTCCTGGCCGACGTCCTGCCTTTCGCCCGGCGGAGCAACGTGGGCGTCATCGGCATGAAGGTCTACCTGAGGGGGCTGGTCTCCGGGCTCCCCTGGTTCGAGAGTATGGAGCCCTTCATGCGCTATGCCCTCTCCCAGCCGGTGAGCACCGTGGTGGTGGGCTGCGACGACACGGCCCAGCTTGTGGAAAACGTGCGGTTTGCCGAGAGGTTCGAGCCCATGACGGACGAAGAGGCGTCCTCTTTCGAGCAGGAGGTTGGCTCGTACGCACGGGAGCTCATGTACTACAAGCCCCAGGGCACGCCATAG